A stretch of the Sulfurimonas sp. HSL3-1 genome encodes the following:
- a CDS encoding bifunctional folylpolyglutamate synthase/dihydrofolate synthase produces MSPRSRARGPLLKFADFLDAKPLYYDKIDLERMPRAWDRVKARVSLPKIIHLVGTNGKGTTGRFLAGALLHAGYSVGHYTSPHILRFNERLWLNGSDADDAQLQGAFEKVMGWLDAETAEALSYFEFTTLMAAALYESCDYVVMEAGLGGEFDATAVFEKTLTLVTPIDIDHQAFLGDTIEAIAVTKLRAMGPTVILGLQPHEEVYAIASEIAAERGATLLRCERLLDEDAIMALQKRAEALALPAYLRDNLMLAAAALKLLGVSFDAQSFSAPLFGRLSRIAPNVWLDVGHNVLAARAIARELGPQKVVLVYNSYGDKDYASILAALRDNIERVELIEVQSERAAARDALVGALEALDIPYGTFEGVQAQKMYLVFGSFSVAEAFIKKTGLK; encoded by the coding sequence TTGTCGCCCAGGTCGCGGGCGAGGGGGCCTCTGCTGAAGTTCGCTGACTTTCTCGACGCGAAACCGCTCTACTACGACAAGATCGACCTGGAGCGGATGCCGCGGGCCTGGGACCGGGTCAAAGCGCGTGTGTCGCTGCCGAAGATCATCCACCTCGTCGGCACCAACGGCAAGGGAACGACGGGGCGCTTCCTCGCCGGGGCCCTCCTGCATGCCGGCTACAGCGTCGGCCACTACACCTCCCCCCACATCCTGCGCTTCAACGAACGCCTCTGGCTGAACGGCAGCGACGCCGACGACGCGCAGCTGCAGGGCGCTTTTGAGAAGGTGATGGGGTGGCTGGACGCAGAGACGGCCGAGGCGCTGAGCTACTTCGAATTCACGACCCTGATGGCCGCGGCGCTCTATGAGTCCTGCGACTACGTCGTCATGGAAGCGGGCCTCGGCGGCGAGTTCGACGCGACCGCCGTCTTCGAGAAAACCCTCACCCTCGTCACTCCCATCGACATTGACCACCAGGCCTTCCTGGGCGACACCATTGAAGCGATCGCCGTGACGAAACTGCGGGCGATGGGCCCCACTGTGATCCTGGGCCTGCAGCCCCACGAGGAGGTTTACGCCATCGCCTCGGAGATCGCCGCCGAGCGGGGGGCGACACTGCTGCGCTGTGAACGGCTGTTAGACGAAGATGCTATAATGGCGCTTCAAAAGAGGGCGGAAGCGCTGGCACTGCCGGCGTACCTCCGCGACAACCTCATGCTTGCCGCCGCCGCCCTGAAGCTGCTCGGCGTCTCCTTTGACGCACAGAGCTTCAGCGCGCCGCTCTTCGGCCGCCTCTCGCGGATCGCCCCGAACGTTTGGCTCGACGTGGGCCACAACGTCCTCGCCGCCCGGGCCATCGCACGAGAGCTGGGGCCGCAGAAGGTCGTTCTTGTCTACAACAGCTACGGCGACAAGGACTATGCATCCATCCTTGCCGCGCTCCGCGACAACATCGAGCGCGTCGAGCTGATCGAGGTGCAGAGCGAGCGTGCCGCCGCCCGCGATGCACTTGTCGGGGCGCTCGAAGCGCTGGATATCCCCTACGGCACATTCGAAGGGGTGCAGGCACAGAAAATGTACCTGGTCTTCGGCTCGTTCAGCGTGGCGGAGGCCTTTATAAAAAAGACGGGATTGAAATGA
- the secD gene encoding protein translocase subunit SecD gives MKLNFRVIVFAAAILFGVVFSIPSLLQTDKGTKITLGLDLQGGLHMLLGVKTEEAVSSRLKAIASGINHFSEREEVLIDGLTADDESVRFTLLDSDDAPAMDKMLAGIEGGKVVHDGESYHVSLTPEAVLKTQKQAVDQAIETIRNRLDQFGLAEPTVARQGVDNILVELPGIKSAEEEQRARELISRAAKLELMAVDEERKMRAYTMTPAEAARFGDVVLPDAERAGGKYLVREIPILDGSMLTDAQVAFNQNNQPVINFSLNSEGAQIFGDFTGKNVGNHLAIVLDGQVYSAPVINERIGGGHGQISGNYTVEQAQDLAIALRSGALLAPIFMLEKRSVGPSLGADSIQASLIALIGGFALVFVFMIVYYKMAGIIANIALVANLFLIIAVMAMFGATLTLPGMAGIVLTVGMAVDANVIISERIRELLYQGVSIHKAIEEGYANAMRAILDANITTLIAAIVLYVYGTGAIKGFAITISIGILASMLTAILGTHGIYEMLETRIAKSKNVSLWFGVSKKKAAA, from the coding sequence ATGAAACTGAACTTTAGAGTAATCGTCTTCGCCGCAGCGATCCTTTTCGGGGTGGTCTTCTCCATCCCGTCCCTGCTGCAGACGGACAAAGGTACAAAGATCACCCTCGGGCTCGACCTGCAGGGCGGTCTGCATATGCTGCTCGGCGTCAAGACCGAAGAGGCGGTGAGCTCCCGTCTCAAGGCGATCGCCTCCGGGATCAACCACTTCAGCGAGCGCGAAGAGGTACTGATCGACGGCCTCACCGCCGACGATGAATCGGTCCGTTTCACGCTGCTTGACAGCGACGACGCGCCGGCGATGGATAAGATGCTCGCCGGAATCGAGGGGGGCAAAGTCGTCCACGACGGGGAGAGCTATCATGTCTCCCTGACGCCCGAAGCGGTGCTGAAGACACAGAAGCAGGCGGTCGACCAGGCGATCGAGACGATCCGTAACCGTCTCGACCAGTTCGGCCTTGCCGAGCCGACGGTCGCGCGCCAGGGCGTCGACAACATCCTCGTCGAACTGCCGGGAATCAAGAGCGCCGAAGAGGAGCAGCGCGCACGCGAGCTGATCTCCCGCGCCGCGAAGCTCGAGCTGATGGCCGTGGACGAAGAGCGCAAGATGCGCGCCTATACGATGACGCCTGCGGAGGCGGCACGCTTCGGCGACGTCGTCCTGCCCGACGCGGAACGGGCCGGCGGCAAGTACCTCGTCCGCGAGATCCCCATTCTCGACGGTTCCATGCTCACAGACGCCCAGGTGGCGTTCAACCAGAACAATCAGCCCGTTATCAACTTCTCGCTCAACTCCGAAGGCGCGCAGATCTTCGGTGACTTCACCGGCAAGAACGTCGGCAACCACCTGGCTATCGTTCTTGACGGCCAGGTCTACTCGGCGCCGGTCATCAACGAGCGCATCGGGGGCGGCCACGGCCAGATCAGCGGGAACTACACGGTCGAGCAGGCCCAGGACCTCGCGATCGCACTGCGCTCCGGTGCCCTTCTCGCTCCGATCTTCATGCTGGAGAAACGCTCCGTCGGCCCGAGCCTCGGTGCCGACAGCATCCAGGCGAGCCTGATCGCGCTGATCGGCGGTTTCGCCCTCGTCTTCGTCTTTATGATCGTCTATTACAAGATGGCCGGGATTATCGCGAATATCGCGCTGGTGGCGAACCTCTTCCTCATCATCGCGGTGATGGCGATGTTCGGCGCGACGCTGACCCTGCCGGGGATGGCGGGTATCGTCCTGACCGTCGGTATGGCGGTCGACGCCAACGTCATCATCTCCGAACGGATCCGCGAGCTGCTCTACCAGGGCGTCTCCATCCACAAGGCGATCGAAGAGGGGTACGCCAACGCGATGCGCGCCATCCTCGACGCGAACATCACGACCCTGATCGCGGCCATCGTCCTCTATGTCTACGGCACGGGGGCCATCAAGGGCTTTGCGATCACGATCAGCATCGGTATCCTTGCTTCCATGCTGACGGCGATCCTCGGCACCCACGGCATCTACGAGATGCTTGAAACGCGCATTGCCAAGAGCAAGAACGTCAGCCTCTGGTTCGGCGTCAGTAAAAAGAAGGCGGCTGCATAA
- the yajC gene encoding preprotein translocase subunit YajC codes for MEIIGQLLPFIFLIAIMYFIIIRPQQQQAKKHKEMVENLKKGDKIVTSGGLIAEVKKVEETFFTVTLADNVTVKLTKDAVARKYEDEA; via the coding sequence ATGGAAATCATCGGACAGTTACTGCCCTTTATCTTTTTGATCGCGATCATGTACTTCATCATCATCCGCCCGCAGCAGCAGCAGGCGAAGAAGCACAAAGAGATGGTCGAGAACCTGAAAAAAGGGGACAAGATCGTCACTTCCGGCGGCCTGATCGCCGAAGTCAAGAAGGTGGAAGAGACATTCTTTACCGTGACACTGGCCGATAACGTGACCGTCAAACTGACCAAAGACGCCGTCGCGCGCAAATACGAAGACGAAGCGTAA
- a CDS encoding DUF6394 family protein translates to MDWGKVIYVFFTLMSLTSTAGFLYEHGPVSLFVAASLNLVSTILKIGVRNLLSAELLASSLVADLHLIPAFIYLVVVGNMDIAVALTIGALIANVFSMGLVYIESSKTREEY, encoded by the coding sequence ATGGATTGGGGTAAAGTAATCTACGTCTTTTTTACGTTGATGAGTCTGACATCGACGGCGGGTTTCCTCTATGAGCACGGTCCCGTCTCCCTCTTCGTCGCGGCGAGCCTGAACCTCGTATCGACGATCCTCAAGATCGGGGTGCGCAACCTCCTCTCGGCCGAACTGCTCGCCAGTTCGCTCGTGGCGGACCTGCACCTGATCCCGGCGTTCATCTACCTCGTCGTCGTCGGCAACATGGACATCGCGGTCGCCCTGACCATCGGCGCTCTGATTGCCAACGTCTTCTCCATGGGCCTCGTTTATATCGAAAGCTCCAAAACGAGAGAAGAGTACTAA
- the leuS gene encoding leucine--tRNA ligase, which translates to MQYNPSDIETKWQAFWDAERSFEPADDLTKPKKYVLSMFPYPSGRIHMGHVRNYTIGDAFARYYRQQGLNVLHPIGWDSFGMPAENAAIKHGVHPKKWTYENIDYMRKELATLGLSFSKEREFATSDPLYTKFEQGFIIDLFEKGLLYRKKAFLNWCPHDLTVLANEQVVDGCCWRCDTPIVKKEMHQYYLRITDYADELIDDLEQLEKGWPKQVLSMQENWIGRSSGLEFTLHLEEHSKKRLRDAFDGFEVYTTRPDTIYGVSYTALAPEHELVTYMIDNGLLSTETAAEINAMKNSSSIDRQKEKHGVALGINVVHPLTGKPVPVWVANFVLMDYGSGAVMAVPAHDERDYDFATKYDLPITPVIAHPEAGVVEGKAMTEPGMLFNSGEFSEMMSDAAKEAIIAHFESEGIGKRVTNYRLKDWGISRQRYWGAPIPLIHCPTCGIVPEKKENLPVELPDDVEITGEGNPLEHHPTWKHCSCPKCGGAAERETDTMDTFIQSSWYFLRYTAGRDTWEKAAFDKEELAYWMNVDHYIGGIEHAILHLLYSRFFTKALRDLGYVDVKEPFERLLTQGMVLKDGAKMSKSKGNTVDPDALIEKYGADTARLFILFAAPPTQELEWNDSAVEGAYRFLRRFYDRSEKAAVTETLPEIDHASLSKEEKAARKKVYEALARANDVFGERYTFNTMIAGVMEAMNALNEQENEAVWTEAYWVLTSLMEPIVPHVCWEISDRLFGRKNLGEQTVKEEVFALDTITLGVSVNGKNRGQIDVAPSASKEEMIEAAKAVIPQWLEGKTVVKEIVVPNKLVNIVVK; encoded by the coding sequence TTGCAATACAACCCGTCCGATATCGAAACCAAGTGGCAGGCGTTCTGGGACGCAGAGCGCAGTTTTGAGCCCGCAGATGATCTTACGAAACCGAAAAAGTATGTCCTCAGCATGTTCCCCTACCCGTCGGGGCGCATCCACATGGGGCACGTGCGTAACTACACCATCGGTGACGCTTTCGCGCGCTACTACCGCCAGCAGGGCCTGAACGTCCTGCATCCCATCGGATGGGACAGTTTCGGGATGCCGGCGGAGAACGCCGCGATCAAGCACGGGGTACACCCGAAGAAGTGGACCTACGAGAACATCGACTACATGCGCAAAGAGCTCGCCACCCTGGGGCTCTCCTTCTCCAAAGAGCGCGAGTTCGCCACCTCCGACCCGCTCTATACGAAATTCGAGCAGGGCTTCATCATCGACCTTTTCGAGAAGGGGCTGCTCTACCGCAAGAAGGCCTTTCTGAACTGGTGTCCGCACGACCTCACCGTTCTGGCCAACGAGCAGGTCGTCGACGGCTGCTGCTGGCGCTGTGACACCCCCATCGTCAAAAAAGAGATGCACCAGTACTACCTGCGCATTACGGACTACGCCGACGAGCTGATCGACGACCTCGAACAGCTGGAGAAGGGGTGGCCGAAGCAGGTCCTCTCCATGCAGGAGAACTGGATCGGCCGCAGCAGCGGGCTCGAGTTTACCCTGCACCTCGAGGAACACTCCAAGAAGCGCCTGCGCGACGCGTTCGACGGCTTCGAGGTCTATACGACGCGCCCCGATACGATCTACGGCGTCAGCTATACGGCCCTGGCGCCGGAGCACGAACTGGTCACCTACATGATCGACAATGGCCTGCTCTCCACGGAGACGGCCGCCGAGATCAACGCGATGAAGAACAGCAGCTCCATCGACCGCCAGAAAGAGAAGCACGGCGTCGCCCTCGGTATCAATGTCGTGCACCCGCTCACCGGCAAGCCGGTACCGGTCTGGGTCGCGAACTTCGTCCTGATGGATTACGGCTCCGGCGCGGTCATGGCCGTCCCGGCCCACGACGAGCGCGACTACGACTTTGCGACGAAGTACGATCTGCCGATCACCCCGGTCATCGCCCACCCCGAAGCGGGTGTCGTTGAAGGCAAGGCGATGACGGAACCGGGCATGCTCTTCAACTCCGGCGAATTCAGCGAGATGATGAGCGACGCGGCGAAAGAGGCGATTATCGCCCACTTCGAAAGCGAGGGGATCGGCAAGCGCGTGACGAACTACCGTCTCAAGGACTGGGGCATCAGCCGCCAGCGCTACTGGGGCGCCCCGATCCCGCTTATCCACTGCCCGACCTGCGGGATCGTCCCGGAGAAAAAAGAGAACCTGCCGGTTGAACTCCCCGACGACGTCGAGATCACCGGCGAGGGGAACCCGCTGGAGCACCACCCCACATGGAAGCACTGCAGCTGTCCCAAGTGCGGCGGCGCGGCCGAGCGCGAAACCGATACGATGGACACCTTCATCCAGTCGTCGTGGTACTTCCTGCGCTACACGGCGGGACGCGACACCTGGGAGAAGGCGGCCTTCGACAAGGAGGAGCTCGCCTACTGGATGAACGTCGACCACTACATCGGCGGGATCGAGCATGCCATCCTGCACCTGCTCTACAGCCGCTTCTTTACCAAGGCGCTGCGCGACCTCGGCTACGTCGATGTCAAGGAGCCCTTCGAGCGGCTGCTCACCCAGGGGATGGTCCTCAAAGACGGCGCGAAGATGAGCAAGTCCAAAGGCAACACCGTCGACCCGGATGCCCTTATCGAGAAGTACGGCGCCGACACGGCCCGGCTCTTTATCCTCTTCGCCGCGCCGCCGACCCAGGAGCTGGAGTGGAACGACAGCGCCGTCGAGGGGGCCTACCGCTTCCTGCGCCGTTTCTATGACCGCAGCGAAAAAGCTGCTGTGACGGAGACCCTGCCAGAGATCGACCACGCTTCCCTCTCCAAAGAGGAGAAAGCCGCGCGCAAGAAGGTGTACGAGGCACTGGCCCGCGCCAACGACGTCTTCGGCGAGCGCTACACTTTCAACACGATGATCGCCGGGGTCATGGAGGCGATGAACGCCCTCAATGAACAGGAGAACGAAGCGGTCTGGACGGAAGCGTACTGGGTCCTCACCTCCCTGATGGAACCCATCGTCCCGCACGTCTGCTGGGAGATAAGCGACCGCCTCTTCGGCCGCAAGAACCTCGGCGAGCAGACGGTGAAAGAGGAGGTCTTCGCCCTCGATACGATCACCCTGGGCGTCTCCGTCAACGGCAAGAACCGCGGCCAGATCGACGTCGCGCCGTCCGCTTCCAAAGAAGAGATGATCGAAGCCGCCAAGGCGGTCATCCCGCAGTGGCTTGAGGGCAAAACGGTCGTCAAAGAGATCGTCGTGCCGAACAAGCTCGTCAATATCGTCGTCAAGTAA
- a CDS encoding ankyrin repeat domain-containing protein has protein sequence MLHFNEDIRIDAADDGQRTVPIRPSALPEYLGTDDPIVLKTTWQPLGNSGYGFKTHRLVRVSEDRMEFRRSFQSLLLTLLFSVGAAGSLFLGFSGVLGTKTDPLLFLLFSFSFSGLAVFFYFSGRKRIVIDKAISAFWRGKEEPTKVINPHAINGYHSLKNVHAVQLLKRFIPGDHDSKSFYKHELNLVFADGNRAAVIDHNDAKTVTKQGQRISDFLEVPLWDARSDIPAPSPLSHLSLGKPFEYMMRLLHLYRRIKLYAALTILAIGFSTPLIMYFASPPAKEDKKINLLTVTWAERQQLEPQYTAELFELVKNPTEYFVPFSRLVDTRLDLNAKDELGRTPLYYAVLNKNIDYVNTLLRKGADIHVRDNKGIGLIDLLDKKRDAYIYEKLLYAQLEEDARKRGKEIFSVSYRILPDGTLVVKELKER, from the coding sequence TTGCTACATTTTAATGAGGATATACGGATTGACGCTGCCGACGACGGGCAAAGAACCGTTCCCATTCGCCCGAGCGCGCTGCCGGAATACCTCGGAACGGACGATCCCATCGTCTTGAAAACCACCTGGCAGCCTCTGGGCAACAGCGGATACGGTTTCAAGACCCACCGCCTCGTCCGTGTCAGTGAAGACCGGATGGAGTTTCGGAGAAGTTTTCAGTCGCTTCTGCTCACACTCCTGTTTTCCGTTGGAGCCGCCGGTTCTCTTTTTCTGGGCTTCTCCGGTGTTTTGGGTACCAAAACGGACCCGCTGCTTTTCCTGCTCTTTTCATTCTCCTTCTCCGGACTGGCCGTTTTTTTCTATTTCAGCGGCAGGAAGCGGATCGTCATCGACAAAGCCATCAGTGCATTCTGGCGGGGGAAAGAGGAGCCTACGAAGGTGATCAATCCGCATGCCATCAACGGGTACCACTCTTTGAAAAACGTCCATGCGGTCCAGCTGCTCAAGCGGTTCATACCGGGAGACCATGACAGCAAATCCTTCTATAAGCACGAACTGAATCTGGTCTTCGCCGACGGGAACCGCGCCGCCGTGATTGACCACAACGACGCCAAAACGGTGACGAAGCAGGGGCAGCGAATCAGCGACTTTCTGGAGGTGCCCCTGTGGGATGCGCGCTCCGACATCCCGGCCCCCTCGCCGTTGTCCCATCTCTCTCTCGGCAAACCGTTCGAATACATGATGCGCCTGCTCCATCTCTACAGACGGATCAAACTCTATGCTGCTCTGACCATCCTCGCTATTGGTTTTTCGACACCTTTGATCATGTATTTTGCGTCCCCGCCGGCCAAAGAGGACAAAAAAATCAACCTCCTCACGGTGACATGGGCGGAACGGCAGCAGCTTGAGCCGCAATACACCGCCGAACTTTTCGAGCTCGTTAAAAACCCGACAGAGTATTTCGTGCCGTTCTCCCGACTGGTGGATACCCGCCTGGACCTCAACGCCAAAGATGAACTGGGACGCACACCGCTCTACTATGCCGTTCTGAACAAAAACATCGACTATGTGAATACGCTTTTGCGCAAAGGCGCCGATATCCATGTCAGGGACAATAAGGGCATAGGGTTGATAGACCTCCTCGATAAAAAACGCGATGCGTACATCTATGAAAAACTTCTCTATGCCCAACTTGAAGAGGATGCGCGTAAACGGGGAAAAGAAATTTTTTCTGTCTCCTACCGCATTCTGCCCGACGGCACGCTCGTCGTCAAAGAACTCAAAGAGCGGTAA
- the secF gene encoding protein translocase subunit SecF, which produces MEFFRQTKTINFMGKSKIAIAISIVLVLISWGILAAKGLNYGIDFAGGTIVQVKYEGAAPIDTIRDTLGTNPLYEGAQITEFGSPEEIIIRLKTSSKDVQSDMGDVTREALKGTGSFEVRRVDIVGPKVGGELREKGVMAMLLAILGILVYVAVRFEWRFAVASIAALIHDVSIALGAISLFAIDVNLDVLAALLTLLGYSLNDTIIVFDRIREGVTASKSIELADVINESVTKTLSRTTLTSLTTFFVVLTLFMFGGEIIHAFAFTLLVGIIVGTYSSIFVASPILMWFGFNVANYRTKLADAAKRRAEKEKMRAMYEQGTV; this is translated from the coding sequence ATGGAATTTTTCAGACAGACGAAAACCATCAACTTTATGGGCAAGTCGAAGATCGCCATCGCGATCTCTATCGTACTGGTCCTTATCTCCTGGGGGATTTTGGCCGCCAAGGGACTCAACTACGGCATTGACTTCGCCGGCGGTACGATCGTCCAGGTCAAGTACGAAGGTGCCGCGCCGATTGACACGATTCGCGATACGCTGGGTACCAACCCGCTTTACGAAGGGGCGCAGATCACCGAGTTCGGTTCGCCCGAAGAGATCATCATTCGCCTCAAGACCTCCAGCAAAGACGTCCAGTCCGATATGGGTGACGTTACCCGTGAAGCCCTCAAGGGCACGGGCAGCTTCGAAGTCCGCCGGGTCGACATCGTCGGGCCGAAGGTAGGGGGCGAACTGCGCGAAAAGGGCGTCATGGCGATGCTGCTGGCGATCCTGGGGATCCTGGTTTATGTCGCTGTCAGGTTTGAATGGCGCTTCGCCGTCGCCTCCATCGCGGCCCTGATCCACGACGTCTCCATCGCGCTGGGGGCGATCTCGCTCTTTGCGATCGACGTCAACCTCGACGTCCTGGCGGCGCTGCTGACCCTGTTGGGCTACTCGCTCAACGACACGATCATCGTCTTCGACCGTATCCGTGAAGGGGTGACGGCATCGAAGAGCATCGAACTCGCCGACGTCATCAACGAGTCGGTCACGAAGACCCTGTCGCGTACGACGCTGACGTCATTGACGACCTTCTTCGTCGTCCTGACGCTCTTCATGTTCGGCGGGGAGATCATCCACGCCTTCGCCTTTACACTGCTGGTGGGCATCATCGTGGGGACCTACTCCTCCATCTTTGTCGCCTCGCCGATTCTGATGTGGTTCGGCTTCAATGTCGCCAACTACCGTACGAAACTGGCCGATGCGGCCAAGCGCCGCGCTGAAAAAGAGAAGATGCGCGCCATGTACGAACAGGGGACCGTTTAA